Proteins from one Juglans microcarpa x Juglans regia isolate MS1-56 chromosome 1S, Jm3101_v1.0, whole genome shotgun sequence genomic window:
- the LOC121245830 gene encoding beta-amylase 7: MATDMQKLIGTSEEDDDEEMDMDVKEEDDDEENGEKHAAPVMVGVGGMVTGSSNNQFQHHNQQTQDQVGTPGGGTRRCRPLEEKERTKLRERHRRAITARILAGLRRHGNYNLRVRADINDVIAALAREAGWVVLPDGTTFPSRSQGSRPVGGAAAVVTSSPSQMVSQHSPSASVRGVASGYQSSVEYNTGRMKGVYIPSSSPYDLSSSARSHTSSLVGDAGEPIENHPLIGGSINSIDDKQIVDLPSKLLERNFAGTTRVPVYVMLPLGVINMKCELVDPDDLLKELRVLKSINIDGVVVDCWWGIVEAHSPREYNWSGYKRLFQMVRELKLKLQVVMSFHECGGNVGDDVCIPLPHWVAEIGRSNPDIFFTDKEGRRNPECLSWGIDKERVLRGRTAIEVYFDYMRSFRVEFNEFFEDGIISIIEVGLGPCGELRYPSFPVKHGWRYPGIGEFQCYDRYLLRSLKRAAEARGHSLWARGPDNAGSYNSRPHETGFFCDGGDYDGYYGRFFLKWYSQVLVDHGDRVLHLAKLAFEGTCIAAKLPSIHWWYKTSSHAAELTAGFYNSCNRDGYAAIAAMLKKRGAALNFTFPLVQMLDRHEDLLEALADPEGLVWQVLNAAWDVCIPVASENALPCLDRVGYNKILDYGKSTNDLDGRHFLSFTYLRLSPLLMEQQNFVEFEGFVKRMHGEAVHDLQA, translated from the exons ATGGCGACTGACATGCAGAAATTGATTGGTACgagtgaagaagatgatgatgaggagaTGGATATGGATGTGAAAGAAGAGGacgatgatgaagaaaatggagagaagcaTGCTGCACCAGTGATGGTAGGGGTTGGTGGGATGGTGACTGGTAGTAGTAATAACCAGTTTCAACACCACAACCAGCAAACTCAAGACCAAGTGGGCACCCCAGGTGGAGGCACTCGGAGGTGTAGGCCActggaagagaaagagagaaccaaGCTAAGAGAGAGGCATAGGAGAGCGATTACTGCAAGGATCTTGGCTGGGCTACGGAGGCATGGCAACTATAATCTTAGAGTCAGGGCTGATATCAATGATGTAATTGCAGCTTTGGCAAGGGAAGCTGGATGGGTTGTTCTTCCGGATGGAACCACCTTTCCTTCAAGATCTCAG GGCTCAAGGCCTGTCGGTGGTGCTGCTGCTGTGGTGACTTCATCCCCTTCCCAAATGGTGTCACAACACTCTCCATCTGCTTCCGTTAGAGGAGTCGCTTCTGGTTACCAGTCCTCGGTAGAGTACAACACAGGTCGTATGAAAGGTGTTTATATTCCAAGCTCATCACCTTATGATCTATCTTCCAGTGCTCGATCTCATACTTCATCCCTGGTGGGAGATGCGGGAGAACCAATTGAAAATCATCCTCTTATTGGTGGCTCCATTAACAGCATTGATGACAAGCAG ATTGTTGACCTACCCTCGAAGTTACTTGAACGTAATTTTGCTGGAACCACTCGCGTTCCTGTTTATGTGATGCTACCA CTGGGTGTCATTAATATGAAGTGTGAGCTGGTTGATCCAGATGATCTCCTAAAGGAGCTAAGGGTGTTGAAATCGATTAATATTGATGGTGTTGTGGTTGATTGCTGGTGGGGCATAGTAGAGGCACATTCTCCTCGGGAGTATAACTGGAGTGGTTACAAGAGACTCTTTCAGATGGTGCGTGAGCTTAAGCTTAAGTTACAG GTCGTGATGTCATTTCATGAATGTGGGGGCAATGTTGGTGATGATGTTTGTATTCCATTGCCACATTGGGTGGCAGAAATTGGTCGAAGCAATCCCGACATATTTTTCACTGATAAAGAGGGAAGACGCAATCCTGAATGTCTCTCATGGGGAATAGACAAGGAACGGGTTTTAAGGGGTCGAACTGCAATTGAG GTTTACTTTGATTACATGAGAAGCTTTCGGGTAGAATTCAATGAGTTCTTTGAGGATGGCATCATTTCCATAATTGAAGTTGGACTTGGACCATGTGGGGAGCTACGTTACCCATCTTTTCCTGTAAAGCATGGTTGGAGATATCCTGGTATTGGTGAATTCCAG TGCTATGATAGGTACCTGTTGAGAAGCCTGAAGAGGGCAGCAGAAGCTAGGGGACACTCGTTATGGGCAAGAGGACCAGATAATGCTGGTTCCTATAATTCCAGGCCTCATGAAACTGGTTTCTTTTGTGATGGAGGTGATTATGATGGCTACTACGGAAGGTTCTTCCTCAAATGGTATTCTCAGGTTTTGGTTGATCATGGTGATCGTGTACTTCACCTGGCAAAGTTAGCTTTTGAGGGGACCTGTATTGCTGCAAAG CTACCGAGCATTCACTGGTGGTACAAGACATCCAGTCATGCTGCTGAATTAACTGCTGGGTTCTATAATTCTTGCAATCGTGATGGTTATGCTGCAATTGCAGCTATGCTCAAGAAACGTGGAGCTGCTTTAAACTTCACATTTCCTTTAGTACAAATGTTAGACCGTCATGAGGACCTCTTGGAGGCATTGGCTGATCCTGAGGGCTTAGTTTGGCAA GTGCTGAATGCTGCCTGGGATGTTTGCATACCAGTTGCAAGTGAGAATGCACTTCCTTGTCTTGACAGAGTTGGTTATAACAAGATATTAGATTATGGGAAGTCTACGAATGATCTAGATGGGAGGCATTTTTTGTCCTTTACCTACCTTAGACTTAGTCCACTTCTTATGGAACAACAAAACTTTGTGGAATTTGAAGGGTTTGTCAAGAGAATGCACG GGGAGGCAGTTCATGATCTCCAGGCATAG